The genomic DNA CAAACATCCTTGCAACAATAGGGGCTTTTCTTGGATGGAAAAAGGTGTTTTTCGTTATTATGCTGGCATCAATGGTTGGTGCTGTGGTAGGAATCTTGATTTCAATAAAAGAGAAAAAGCACGGAGACACTCCGATACCTTTTGGACCCTTTCTTTCCATAGGTGGATATCTTACAATATTTGTAGGAAATTTGCTTCTTAAATTTTATCTGGGGGTATAGTTGGGCTATTCCTTAAACTCGGATATAAGCTGTGGAAGTAAAAAATTCCATGTTCAGACAGAATTTTACAGCAGTTCACAGAAAATAGTTACCAACATATTTTTAAATGGAAACATAATAAAGAGGATTGAGAAAGCTCCAGAAACAGATAATCTTGAGCATGAGATAAAACAACAGCATAATTTTGTGGTAGAAAAATTAACCACAGCATTGAAAGAGAAAATAGCATGCACCCAAAATACAGAGAAAAACGAAAAAGGAAAGTTCCCTTTAAGGGAAAACTCAAACAGAGAGAGCTGCTTTAAACCCGGTAAAAATCTGGCTGAAAAACTGATAAAAGAAAAACCCGGAGAAAGAGCTTTTAAGGAAATTGTAAAACGTAAGCCGGGAAAAAAATTGGTGGAAAAGTTAGTAGAGAAAAAGCCGGGAAAAGAAATTTTTGAAAAAATAATAGAGAAGCACCCTGGTGAAGAAACATTTAAGAAAACAAAAAAGTTTCTTGATACACTGTTTAACATGCTTAAAGATTAATTATGCTGAGTATATCAGCAGGTTTTCTTACTATAAAATTGGGATTGTACCGTAAAAGATTTTCTTCTGTGTTAAACCCCCATGTAACAGCCACAGAAACCACTCCCGCTTTTTTTGCCGCCACAACATCCCTTCCTTCATCTCCCACATAGTAAACCTGATCAAATCTCTCTTTTAAAGTTTTTAAAATCCTCCACTTTCGCGATAGAAAAGGAGAAGTTTTAACAAAAGAGAATATCTGATAAATTCCTTCTCTCTCAAGAACCGTTCTTATAAAGGAAAAAGAGTTTGTAGAAACTATACCAAGGGAATAACCTTTCTCTCTGAGTTTAAAAAGAATCTCTTTTACATCCGGTAAAACAGTAAAGCTACCTCCCTTTTTACTTTGATTTATCAAAAATCTTAAAGTCAAAATAAGCGGAAAAACTTTGTAGGATGCTATACGGTATTCTTTAATAAATTCGGAGAAGGAGTATTCTCTTAATATATTTCTATTCTCTATTCTGGAAATCCTGAAAAATGGAGCAAGCTGATTGTAAGCGTCTATAACCGTATCATAAGTATCCACCATAGTTCCATCAAAATCAAATACTACCGCTATCAATTCAACATTCCGCCAACAACTTTTAAAATGGAAAAGGCTACTTCTCTTTTAGTTCCAGAAAAGCGTTTTTCAAAATCTTCTCCAATAACAATACAGGAGGTCTTATCACTTCCGAAAACCCCCTTTTTAACGTCATTTGCAACAATAAAGTCAAGATTTTTTTCCATAAGTTTTTTTCTCGCGTTTTCAACAATGTTTTCCGTTTCTGCTGCAAAACCGACAACCGTTTTCACTTTTTTAGAAGCAGAAACCTCTGCAAGAATATCCGGAGTTCTTTTTAGTTTTAAAATAAACTCGCCACAATTTTTCTTTATTTTATTTTCTGCTTTCTGGACAGGAGTAAAATCTCCAACCGCCGCAGCAGATATAAAAATATCTGTTCCTTCAAGGTTTTTTAAAACAGCCCTTCTCATCTCATCAACAGTTTCAACTTCAATAAAATTTCTTAGATTATAAGGAGGTTTCAAACATGTTTTCCCAGATATAAGAACAACATCAGCTCCAGCAGCTACAGCCATCTCGGCAAGTGCATACCCCATTTTTCCAGAAGATGGATTTGATATAAATCTTACCGGGTCTATATATTCTCTTGTTGGACCTGCAGTAATAACAATTTTTTTTCCCTTTAAGAACTTTGGAACAAAATAAGATTCAACAGCCTGAACTATCTTTCCGATATCTGCAAGCCTGCCTTTCCCTTTTACTCCGCAGGCAAGTTCACCTTCATCAGAATCAACAACAAAATATCCTCTCTCTTTCAGAATTTCAATGTTTTTCAAAGTCGCAGGATTGTTGTACATGTTCACATTCATCGCAGGACAGATTATTCCTCTTCCCATAACAAGCGCTGTAGCAGTTACAGGATTATCAGCTATTCCACAGGCTATTTTTGCAATTGTGTTTGCAGTAGCCGGTGCAACTATAAAAAGGTCAACAGTTGAACCTAAAGTGGTATGCCTTATCTCTGGAGAATCTTCAGAAACCACATTTTTGTAAACTTCATGTCCAGAAAGAGTTTTAAGAGCAATTTCAGGAACAAATTTTAAGCCGGCCTCGGTAACGGCAGTAAAAACATCAGCTCCCCTTCTCTGCAACTCTCTTAAAAGCTCTATGCTTTTATAAGCAGCGATGCTTCCTGTTATACCAAGGAGTATCTTTTTTCCATCAAGTGTTTTTTCCACGACAGCCTACTCCTTTTATCAGCGGTTTAATATCTATCTCCTGCCCAAGATATAAACTAAAACCAAAGCTTGTAGTATAGCTTGTAATGACAGCAGCAGTCATAGGAATAACAACATCAGCATTACTCATTTCGGTAATCATAACTATCGCCGCAAGAGGTGTTTTCGCTCCTGCTGCAAGAGCCGCTCCCATCCCTGCAAGAGAAAACATAACTATCTGGTCAGGAAAGATATGGCCGAACATATTACCCATAGCAGCACCTATTATCAAATTTGGAAGAACAAGTCCCCCTGGAATGCCAAATCCTAAAGTTAAACTTGTAATAACCATAACTCCAACAATTATTGCAACATCTATCCAGATAGGAATGGGAATCTGGGCAATATGAGAAACTATCCTCATATCCGCAGGTGCTGATAAAATCTCAGTATCATGAATGGCTAAATAAAGAAGAAAAAGCACAGGCAGAGAAATTATAGTGCCTACTAAAGGCCTCTTTAAAGGTTCAAAAAACTGAGAAACACAACAACCTGTATGAAAAAGAAAAGTGTAAATATAAATAACAAAAGAGATGGCAAGTCCCATAATAACAAGATATGGAATGCTATCAAGCGTCCACACAGGTCTCTTTGTAAGGTAGATAAAAGCACTTTCTCCTCTAAAAAATGTAAAAGTAAGATAACTTGTAATTGAAGCAATAATCATCGGAACAAACGGAGAATAATCAAA from Desulfurobacterium atlanticum includes the following:
- a CDS encoding HAD-IA family hydrolase yields the protein MIAVVFDFDGTMVDTYDTVIDAYNQLAPFFRISRIENRNILREYSFSEFIKEYRIASYKVFPLILTLRFLINQSKKGGSFTVLPDVKEILFKLREKGYSLGIVSTNSFSFIRTVLEREGIYQIFSFVKTSPFLSRKWRILKTLKERFDQVYYVGDEGRDVVAAKKAGVVSVAVTWGFNTEENLLRYNPNFIVRKPADILSIINL
- the coaBC gene encoding bifunctional phosphopantothenoylcysteine decarboxylase/phosphopantothenate--cysteine ligase CoaBC, with protein sequence MEKTLDGKKILLGITGSIAAYKSIELLRELQRRGADVFTAVTEAGLKFVPEIALKTLSGHEVYKNVVSEDSPEIRHTTLGSTVDLFIVAPATANTIAKIACGIADNPVTATALVMGRGIICPAMNVNMYNNPATLKNIEILKERGYFVVDSDEGELACGVKGKGRLADIGKIVQAVESYFVPKFLKGKKIVITAGPTREYIDPVRFISNPSSGKMGYALAEMAVAAGADVVLISGKTCLKPPYNLRNFIEVETVDEMRRAVLKNLEGTDIFISAAAVGDFTPVQKAENKIKKNCGEFILKLKRTPDILAEVSASKKVKTVVGFAAETENIVENARKKLMEKNLDFIVANDVKKGVFGSDKTSCIVIGEDFEKRFSGTKREVAFSILKVVGGMLN
- a CDS encoding chloride channel protein; amino-acid sequence: MFNREKINLVWEYLKGCAKVNLKLRFDLLSISYFLGRWIPYAFTVGIVTGSIAAFMDLLIVEINKLLSFHEILFFIYPVLIALVVGYTLLIDPVVGGPGIGYAIVHLKTKYFLPARLIFLKFISSTLVLAGGFIAGREGPSFFIGVAIGEWLGKAYGFSKKFKNILGLIGGGAFTGALLKAPLGSSIFAMELENMYDFDYSPFVPMIIASITSYLTFTFFRGESAFIYLTKRPVWTLDSIPYLVIMGLAISFVIYIYTFLFHTGCCVSQFFEPLKRPLVGTIISLPVLFLLYLAIHDTEILSAPADMRIVSHIAQIPIPIWIDVAIIVGVMVITSLTLGFGIPGGLVLPNLIIGAAMGNMFGHIFPDQIVMFSLAGMGAALAAGAKTPLAAIVMITEMSNADVVIPMTAAVITSYTTSFGFSLYLGQEIDIKPLIKGVGCRGKNT